The uncultured Trichococcus sp. DNA segment ATGCGTCTTGGCTGATAGTAATTGATCCCCAGAATGTCGATGGTATTATTTTTGATGAGTTCTAATTCCGATTGCGTATATTCCGGAAGATAATCCAATTCCTTCAACAGTGAAACCAAATCCTCAGGGAAGGTGCCTTTGATGGCAGGATCCAAGAAGGAGCGGTTGAAGAAGGCATCAGCGAGACGGGCTGCCTTGACGTCTTCAGGATCGTTCTCATTGCGCGGATAACTAGGCGTCAGGTTGAGGATGATGCCGATTTGCCCGTCAAGATTCAGTTCATGATAAATTTTGATTGCCTTCGCGCTTGCCAGTGTTTCGTGATAAGCGACTTGAGCGGCTTTTTTCATGTCCACAATACTAGGGTAGTGGAATTGATAGAGATAGCCGCCTTCGACCGGAACGATCGGTTCATTGTTGGTGAACCATTTCTTTACGCGGTCGCCGAACAGTTCGAAGCAGATGCGTGCGTAATCCGCATAGGCATCCACAACTTCTTTGCTTTCCCAGCCTCCTTTCTGTTGTAATGACAACGGCATATCAAAGTGATAAAGATTCATGAAAGGTTCGATGCCGTTGGCCAGCAACTCGTCGATGTAGCTGTTGTAGAACACCACCGCTTCCGAATTGATTGCGCCGGTTCCGTCCGGAATCAAACGGCTCCATTGTATGGAAGTACGGTAGGTAGTGTGTCCCGTCTTTTTCATGAGTGCTATATCTTCTTTGTAGCGATTGTACACGTAGGATGTGTCTTCAGGACCGACCTGGTTGAAGAAAAGCTCAGGGTTCTGCTTGTACCAATGATCCCAGATGTTTTCACCTTTGCCGTCTCCGGGTATCGTGCCCTCTGTCTGTGGTCCGCTTGCTGCCGATCCCCACCAAAAACCTGCAGGAAATTCGTATTTCATCTAAACAACTCCATTTCTATGTCTATACATAACTTCGAAGAGAATTATACAAAACAATAAAAGGAAATGCAATCGATTTCAATGGAAAATATATATTTTAATTATTTCTCAATTATTTCCGCCTTTTAGCGAGAATTAGTACCAAGATTATGGTATAAAAAGAACAAACAGGTTTGGAGGCGATAGGTGATGAAAATTGGAGTCATCGGGTTAGGGAACATTGCGCAAAAGGCGTATTTGCCGGTTATGGTCGAGATGCAGGATGAGGTGGAATGGCATCTGTGCTCGCGTAACAGGGAGACGCTGGAAAGTGTAGGGAAAAAATTCGGCTTCCGACATTTGTACACTTCGATTGAGGAATGGTTGGACAGCGGAATCGAGGCTGCCTTTGTGCACGTAGCTACCGTTGCCCATGCGGAAATCATCCGCAAGCTGCTGGAGCGAGGCGTTTCGGTCTATGTGGACAAGCCCATCAGTGATGATCTGGAAGAGACAAAGGAACTGATCGAGTTGGCGGACGCCAAGAGCTTGATGCTTACTGCTGGCTTCAATCGTCGGTTTGCTCCGATGGTGGAACGGCTGAAGGAGATTCCTGATAAAAAGATGATCCTGATTCAGAAGGATCGTGTAAAGAACGTTGAACCGGTCCGCTTCGCTGTCTATGATCTGTTCATTCATATCGCGGATGCCGCTCTGTATTTGTTGGATGATGAAGTTGTTTCGGTGCAATCGCATCTGGTCGAAGACGAAGGGGAATTGAAACGGCTATGGCTGATGCTCGAAACGAAAAGCACGACTTGTTTCGTCTCGATGAACTATGAGGCGGGTGCCAATCAGGAAGTCATGGAAGTCCAAAGCCCGGCTGGGATTGTGCGCGTCCTGAATTTGGCCGATATGACCATCGAACAAAAAAATAGCAAGCAGCAAATTGCTTTCGGCGATTGGGAATGGACGCTCCGTAAGCGAGGGTTCGCGCCGCTGATCGGTTCGTTTGTCGCAGGAGTCAAAGAACGTATAAACCCCGTATCCACGGAATCAAGCTATCTGAGCCATTCACTGTGCGAGAAAATACTCACCGACAATGGATTCGGAAGCAAGCCGAACGACTAGACCGGAAACTTTGTAGGTACAATTTTTATGTTTGTGTTAATTTGTTCGTACATATCTGGTATGATGTAATCAGCAAGGCCTAGGATCATCAAATGGAGGTGTTGGAAGAGAACCGAAGCAAGGAAGCCGCGGATGAGCGACTGGTGGAACTGTCGGATTGATAACCCATTATTGGTGCATATCAAAGTTAATAAAATGATATAAACCGAATCGGAATATGTTATAATAAGATTAAATCATGATTATAAAAGTTGGTTGAG contains these protein-coding regions:
- a CDS encoding Gfo/Idh/MocA family oxidoreductase; translation: MKIGVIGLGNIAQKAYLPVMVEMQDEVEWHLCSRNRETLESVGKKFGFRHLYTSIEEWLDSGIEAAFVHVATVAHAEIIRKLLERGVSVYVDKPISDDLEETKELIELADAKSLMLTAGFNRRFAPMVERLKEIPDKKMILIQKDRVKNVEPVRFAVYDLFIHIADAALYLLDDEVVSVQSHLVEDEGELKRLWLMLETKSTTCFVSMNYEAGANQEVMEVQSPAGIVRVLNLADMTIEQKNSKQQIAFGDWEWTLRKRGFAPLIGSFVAGVKERINPVSTESSYLSHSLCEKILTDNGFGSKPND
- a CDS encoding glycoside hydrolase family 1 protein, which gives rise to MKYEFPAGFWWGSAASGPQTEGTIPGDGKGENIWDHWYKQNPELFFNQVGPEDTSYVYNRYKEDIALMKKTGHTTYRTSIQWSRLIPDGTGAINSEAVVFYNSYIDELLANGIEPFMNLYHFDMPLSLQQKGGWESKEVVDAYADYARICFELFGDRVKKWFTNNEPIVPVEGGYLYQFHYPSIVDMKKAAQVAYHETLASAKAIKIYHELNLDGQIGIILNLTPSYPRNENDPEDVKAARLADAFFNRSFLDPAIKGTFPEDLVSLLKELDYLPEYTQSELELIKNNTIDILGINYYQPRRIMKKESTERLSDKPMPDDYFDNYIWPERKMNPYRGWEIYEKGIYDCLINVRDNYGNLPCFISENGMGVEGEERFINADGMIEDDYRIEFVQDHLKYVHQALQEGCNVNGYHMWTCMDNWSWTNAYKNRYGFIAVDLAEEGKRTIKKSGYWFKDVSDNNGFDA